The Candidatus Manganitrophus noduliformans genome includes a window with the following:
- a CDS encoding beta-propeller fold lactonase family protein, with product MKSHFRKWGWLFFLLGSALTHETGYAAALFNDEFNRTAGLGSSWRVTAGSFGTDGNAARSQGSANAAAITPGLGTDDYTVESVILIPPGSAYSGIIARGRTDANFTFDLYSAQLSTTGTVNLYRRNGGAWTLLRSAAAGIVADRAYTLGLKVAGGSPVDLTVFLDGASLFTFSDSAASRITSGVPGIINYNAGVRYDRFTVSDNGASPPANRPPLAALSAGPGSGAAPLTVHFDGSGSSDPDGSISSYAWDFGDGSNGAGPLIDHSYSTAGTFTATLTVTDNQGARTSAQRTLSVTSGSATLFSDEFDRTTGLGANWRPAGGSMATDGNVAVSTAGTNAAAITPSLGSNDYIVESVLIVPAGSLYSGIVVRGRSDSNFTADLYSVQLSTKGTAALYRRNAGVWTLLRSAPAGIVAGKPYTVRVKVAGSNPVVLDVSVDGAPLFSFNDDASARILSGVPGIINYNAGVKYDRFTVYPAANAFPTARMTATPTVGPPPLTVRFDGSTSSDPDGVVSSYLWNFGDGASGTGAAIEHTYPAAGTYVATLTVTDEGGASAATQRSILVGADTSTLPRFAYAANSASNDVTMYTVDPASGLLTKIGSIAAGTAPYSVTVDPKGRFVYAGNFGSNNISMYRIDPNSGRLTAIGTVPTGIGPYSGAVDPAGRYLYVANENSSTDVWIYRIDQTSGALSLIGTVNAGVSPISITVHPSGEFAYVANTISDNISMYTLDGSTGELTLLGHAPGGSGANSIVIHPSGRFAYAANYNANNVWIYSVDATTGRLTQTGAIAAGTRPFSITVDPSGRFAYVANSADTISMYRIDGTTGALTALGTVGGGSGPRSITADPSGKFIYVANLNSNDVFVYSIGPDGRLTPEGRFPAGTTTRSIRVTPVQP from the coding sequence ATGAAATCACATTTTAGAAAATGGGGATGGCTCTTTTTTCTCCTCGGCAGCGCGCTGACACACGAAACGGGCTATGCCGCCGCGCTCTTTAATGATGAATTCAACCGGACCGCCGGGTTGGGCTCTTCGTGGAGGGTGACCGCCGGAAGCTTCGGCACCGACGGCAATGCCGCGCGCTCCCAAGGGAGCGCCAATGCGGCCGCGATCACCCCCGGTTTGGGAACCGATGACTACACCGTCGAATCGGTCATCCTGATTCCGCCCGGCTCGGCCTACTCCGGGATCATCGCCCGGGGGAGAACCGATGCGAACTTCACGTTCGATCTCTATTCGGCTCAGCTCTCGACCACAGGGACGGTCAATCTTTACAGAAGGAATGGAGGCGCCTGGACATTGTTGCGGTCGGCCGCCGCAGGGATTGTCGCCGACAGAGCCTATACGCTCGGATTGAAGGTCGCCGGCGGCAGTCCGGTCGATCTGACCGTCTTCCTGGACGGGGCCTCGCTCTTCACCTTCAGCGACAGCGCCGCTTCGCGAATTACCTCCGGTGTTCCGGGGATCATCAACTACAACGCCGGGGTGCGATACGACCGGTTCACCGTTTCCGACAATGGAGCCTCCCCTCCGGCCAACCGGCCTCCCCTGGCCGCCTTGTCCGCCGGCCCCGGCTCCGGGGCCGCCCCGTTGACGGTGCACTTCGATGGGAGCGGCTCTTCCGATCCGGATGGAAGCATCTCCTCCTACGCCTGGGATTTCGGCGACGGATCGAACGGCGCCGGACCGCTCATCGATCATTCCTATTCAACGGCCGGCACGTTCACCGCCACCCTCACCGTCACCGACAACCAGGGGGCGAGGACCTCCGCGCAGCGGACCCTTTCCGTGACATCGGGGAGCGCAACGCTCTTTTCGGATGAATTCGATCGAACGACCGGCCTCGGCGCAAACTGGCGGCCGGCGGGGGGGAGCATGGCGACCGATGGAAACGTGGCCGTCTCGACGGCGGGAACGAACGCTGCGGCGATCACCCCAAGCTTGGGGAGCAACGATTATATCGTGGAATCGGTCCTGATCGTCCCCGCAGGATCGCTCTACTCGGGAATTGTCGTCCGCGGGAGGAGCGATTCGAACTTTACCGCCGATCTCTATTCGGTTCAGCTCTCCACCAAAGGGACCGCCGCGCTCTATCGTAGAAATGCGGGGGTCTGGACCTTGCTCAGATCGGCCCCGGCCGGCATCGTCGCCGGCAAACCTTACACCGTTCGCGTGAAGGTCGCCGGGAGCAATCCGGTGGTCCTCGACGTCTCCGTCGACGGCGCCCCCCTCTTCAGCTTCAACGACGACGCCTCCGCGCGGATCCTCTCCGGCGTTCCGGGGATCATCAACTACAACGCCGGGGTGAAATATGACCGGTTCACCGTCTATCCCGCCGCCAATGCCTTCCCGACGGCGCGGATGACCGCGACGCCGACCGTCGGCCCTCCCCCGCTGACGGTTCGATTCGACGGTTCAACCTCTTCCGATCCCGATGGGGTCGTTTCAAGTTATCTCTGGAACTTCGGCGACGGCGCAAGCGGCACCGGCGCCGCGATCGAACATACCTATCCCGCCGCCGGGACCTATGTCGCAACGCTCACGGTCACCGACGAGGGGGGGGCGAGCGCGGCCACCCAGAGGAGCATCCTCGTCGGCGCCGACACCTCCACCCTCCCCCGCTTTGCCTACGCCGCCAACTCGGCTTCGAACGATGTCACAATGTACACAGTCGACCCCGCCTCCGGTCTTCTGACGAAAATCGGATCGATCGCCGCCGGGACGGCGCCCTACTCGGTCACGGTCGACCCGAAGGGACGGTTTGTTTATGCGGGCAATTTCGGGTCGAACAATATCTCGATGTATCGGATCGATCCGAACAGCGGCCGCTTGACCGCCATCGGAACCGTACCGACCGGCATCGGGCCTTATTCCGGCGCGGTCGATCCGGCCGGCCGCTATCTCTATGTCGCAAATGAAAACTCGTCGACCGATGTCTGGATCTATCGGATCGATCAAACCAGCGGCGCTTTATCTTTGATCGGAACCGTCAACGCGGGGGTCAGCCCGATCTCCATCACGGTTCACCCTTCGGGCGAGTTCGCCTACGTCGCCAACACCATCTCCGACAATATCTCGATGTACACGCTCGACGGATCGACCGGAGAGCTGACCCTCCTCGGGCATGCCCCGGGGGGATCGGGGGCGAATTCCATCGTCATCCATCCTTCAGGCCGATTCGCCTACGCCGCCAACTACAACGCCAATAATGTCTGGATCTATTCCGTCGACGCAACCACCGGAAGGTTGACCCAAACAGGCGCGATCGCCGCCGGGACCCGTCCCTTCTCCATCACGGTTGATCCCTCCGGCCGATTTGCCTATGTCGCCAACTCCGCCGACACGATTTCGATGTACCGGATCGACGGCACAACTGGCGCGTTGACCGCGCTGGGAACGGTCGGCGGCGGGTCGGGGCCCCGCTCCATCACCGCCGATCCCTCGGGCAAATTCATCTACGTCGCGAATTTGAATTCCAACGACGTCTTTGTCTATTCGATCGGCCCCGACGGACGCTTAACGCCGGAGGGACGGTTCCCGGCCGGGACGACCACTCGATCGATCCGGGTCACCCCCGTCCAGCCGTAA
- a CDS encoding CsbD family protein, translated as MNWDQIEGNWKQFKGKVKENWGKLTDDDVQVIGGNREKLIGKLQEKYGIAKEEAEKQLKNFEDQSRAA; from the coding sequence ATGAACTGGGATCAGATCGAAGGAAATTGGAAGCAGTTTAAAGGCAAGGTGAAAGAGAACTGGGGAAAACTCACGGACGATGATGTTCAAGTCATCGGCGGCAACCGGGAAAAACTCATCGGCAAGCTGCAAGAGAAATATGGAATCGCGAAAGAAGAAGCTGAAAAGCAGTTGAAGAATTTCGAGGACCAGAGCCGAGCGGCGTAA
- a CDS encoding (2Fe-2S)-binding protein, which produces MVALNINGKNIEADVPGDMPLLWVVRDVLGLTGTKFGCGAGLCGACTVHLNGAAVRSCQTVVSKAAGKKILTIEGMSGTDVGQRVQQAWLDLDVVQCGYCQPGQIMQAASLLTQKKNPSDAEIDSAMSGNICRCGTYPKIRAAIKQAGKSI; this is translated from the coding sequence ATGGTTGCACTGAATATTAACGGCAAGAATATTGAAGCGGATGTGCCCGGTGACATGCCGCTGCTCTGGGTCGTTCGGGATGTTCTCGGTCTGACCGGCACGAAATTCGGCTGTGGGGCCGGCCTCTGCGGGGCGTGCACCGTTCATCTCAACGGGGCCGCCGTCCGTTCCTGTCAAACAGTCGTGTCCAAGGCGGCCGGCAAAAAAATTCTCACGATCGAAGGAATGAGCGGCACCGATGTAGGACAGCGCGTGCAGCAGGCATGGCTCGATTTGGATGTCGTACAGTGCGGCTACTGCCAACCGGGCCAGATCATGCAGGCCGCTTCCCTCTTGACGCAGAAAAAAAATCCGTCGGATGCGGAGATCGATTCGGCGATGTCGGGCAATATCTGCCGATGCGGGACCTATCCAAAAATCCGCGCCGCGATCAAGCAGGCCGGGAAAAGCATCTGA